A part of Bdellovibrionales bacterium genomic DNA contains:
- the selD gene encoding selenide, water dikinase SelD, translated as MESSKTKIRLTQSVKKGGCAAKLPAGELKRILSHLKIRRPSELILGMEHMDDASLWDLGDGRLMINTLDFFTPIVDDPADFGRIAAANALSDVYAMGGAPALALTILAFPMSQLPIELLEPMMNGALEKIEEAGAGLGGGHSIDDETLKLGFSVTGFVDKSRAWTNSGAKPGDVLILTKGLGTGAIISAHKDDKADSSWVNSAIESMTRLNSLPLMLSDIDIHAATDVTGFGLFGHALEMALGSQVRIELQSSQFPVLPGALECLRAGVRNRAHRTNREYVDRFLQADEGLLEELLLLGLDAQTSGGLLLAISENDLGVVLDRVGGEFSLSQYVGRVTEIDGKIQSTLVVTS; from the coding sequence ATGGAATCATCAAAGACTAAAATTCGTCTTACCCAGTCTGTTAAAAAAGGTGGTTGTGCCGCTAAGTTGCCTGCTGGGGAATTGAAGCGCATTCTGTCCCATCTGAAAATTCGCAGGCCGAGCGAGTTGATCCTTGGAATGGAACACATGGATGATGCCTCTCTTTGGGATCTTGGAGATGGGCGGTTGATGATTAATACTTTGGATTTCTTCACGCCAATTGTGGACGATCCGGCGGATTTTGGTCGAATCGCTGCTGCCAATGCTCTAAGTGACGTTTATGCGATGGGAGGAGCTCCGGCCCTGGCCTTAACAATACTTGCCTTTCCTATGTCTCAGCTCCCGATTGAACTTTTGGAGCCTATGATGAATGGTGCGTTAGAGAAGATCGAAGAGGCAGGAGCGGGCCTGGGCGGTGGGCACAGCATTGATGATGAAACCCTCAAGCTGGGCTTTTCAGTGACTGGATTTGTCGATAAATCAAGAGCGTGGACGAACTCTGGAGCGAAGCCTGGTGATGTTCTGATTCTGACAAAGGGACTGGGTACAGGGGCCATCATTTCTGCCCATAAAGATGACAAGGCCGATTCTTCTTGGGTTAATTCAGCGATCGAGTCTATGACAAGACTTAATTCGCTACCGCTAATGCTTTCAGACATTGATATTCATGCGGCCACTGACGTAACTGGATTCGGTCTTTTTGGTCACGCTCTGGAAATGGCACTAGGAAGTCAAGTTCGGATTGAACTGCAAAGTTCCCAGTTTCCTGTTTTGCCTGGGGCTTTAGAATGCCTGCGTGCCGGTGTTCGAAATCGAGCCCATCGGACGAATAGGGAATACGTAGATCGTTTTCTTCAGGCTGATGAAGGGTTGCTGGAAGAGCTTCTTCTGCTCGGGCTTGATGCCCAAACTTCTGGGGGATTGTTGCTCGCGATATCAGAAAATGATTTAGGTGTCGTCCTTGATAGAGTTGGGGGCGAGTTCTCCCTATCTCAATACGTTGGGCGCGTGACGGAAATTGATGGGAAAATCCAATCGACACTTGTCGTTACCTCCTAA
- a CDS encoding VTT domain-containing protein: MIVTKRKSIEFLCLALILSLVFYFIEKRFSLLSSDETKQQILSQLETLTQLTGSNPAYTVAFLMAAHLICSYFGLPFCTPINIASGYLLGFWPAVLSISAITLFSAALGYTTGRYAFNFMSRAFPRIGRQSKLIGFKPELGARKFLYLVLLRLSPFIPFGVLNITFGYTRLPILHFFASTSLGVFFDIVLLIQIGVSLKRVQGFGLHEFGNILGFFFLFLILFLAMGFKKWKIPLVPEKGKIK, from the coding sequence TTGATAGTCACTAAAAGAAAATCGATCGAATTTCTCTGTCTGGCTCTCATTTTAAGCCTGGTATTTTATTTTATTGAAAAGCGTTTTTCTCTTTTGAGCTCAGATGAGACCAAACAGCAGATCCTTTCTCAATTGGAAACCCTCACACAGCTAACCGGATCAAATCCGGCCTACACAGTCGCATTCCTTATGGCTGCACACCTCATTTGTTCCTATTTCGGCCTTCCCTTTTGCACTCCAATCAACATCGCCAGCGGTTATCTATTGGGATTCTGGCCTGCTGTCCTATCAATATCTGCGATAACGCTTTTCAGCGCCGCTCTTGGATACACAACGGGACGCTATGCTTTCAACTTTATGTCTCGAGCATTTCCCAGAATTGGTCGTCAATCAAAATTAATTGGCTTTAAACCGGAACTAGGCGCACGCAAGTTTCTCTATTTGGTTCTTTTAAGACTCAGTCCCTTTATTCCGTTTGGAGTGCTCAACATCACTTTTGGCTATACTCGCCTTCCAATTCTGCATTTCTTTGCCTCGACATCCCTTGGGGTTTTCTTCGATATAGTTCTACTCATCCAAATCGGAGTATCGCTTAAGAGAGTTCAAGGTTTTGGTCTTCATGAGTTTGGCAATATCCTCGGATTTTTTTTTCTATTTCTAATTCTTTTTCTCGCGATGGGTTTTAAAAAATGGAAAATCCCCTTAGTTCCTGAAAAAGGAAAAATTAAGTGA
- a CDS encoding peptide ABC transporter substrate-binding protein has product MGEPTSLDPAQISGGSGNYLFHNLYRSLFRYQKNGGLTPEGVTHCERQGYVRLTCFLRPNMKWSDGSSVTAHQYLHAFRHLMNPELKTTQMELLMSLRNARSILSGQLKPHDLGVRALDDLTLQFEFSEPDFEFEYRLASPATAPLFSEQFPPRQEADRLIVNGPYQITSWKSSGSIRLSPNPYYPNPEGRPEVEILFVDDDTTALRLYETGFLNLLRRVPTTLLSKYRQRSDFFQLPLSRFDYLGFGPELKDQPNLRRALTLSLDYDGLKRLFSALGRPGCPSFPENYRETSSCYPFDPNRAKKILQSTRIPSEIVSNARISFSTMGGDDMRKGMEWVQAQWSDNLNLHFSIEGKEQGVYMNELRVRPSTVFRKGVSLDRPTCLAALEVFGSDNPENYLKYSNIKFDNILGTMRKTKPSPKMRQLCQKGLDLLLSENIMIPLGEIHFSMLQDGQFIGWELNELNQLDLTNLKVAKTQNGPK; this is encoded by the coding sequence TTGGGCGAACCCACTAGCTTAGATCCAGCACAAATCTCTGGCGGATCGGGAAACTATCTCTTCCACAACCTCTATCGATCCCTATTTCGGTACCAAAAGAATGGGGGTTTGACTCCTGAGGGAGTCACTCATTGCGAACGACAGGGATATGTTCGCCTCACTTGCTTTCTTCGACCGAATATGAAATGGAGCGATGGAAGCTCCGTCACTGCCCATCAATATTTACATGCCTTTCGCCATTTGATGAATCCTGAATTGAAAACAACCCAAATGGAATTGCTGATGAGCCTTCGAAACGCGCGAAGTATACTGTCAGGCCAGCTGAAACCTCACGATTTGGGAGTTAGGGCTCTAGACGATCTGACATTGCAGTTTGAGTTTTCAGAGCCCGATTTTGAATTTGAATATCGCCTTGCCTCCCCCGCGACGGCGCCCCTTTTTTCGGAGCAATTCCCACCTCGTCAAGAAGCCGATCGGTTGATCGTCAACGGCCCCTACCAAATTACCAGCTGGAAGTCGTCGGGCTCAATTCGCTTGAGTCCCAATCCGTACTATCCAAATCCCGAAGGCCGTCCAGAAGTAGAAATTCTCTTCGTCGATGACGACACAACCGCTCTGCGACTCTACGAGACCGGATTTTTAAATCTTCTTCGTCGTGTACCAACCACTTTGCTGTCGAAATATCGCCAACGATCTGATTTTTTTCAGCTACCGCTTTCAAGATTTGATTATTTGGGCTTTGGCCCGGAACTGAAGGATCAGCCAAACCTTCGACGTGCCCTGACTTTGTCTCTTGATTATGACGGACTAAAGCGGCTGTTTTCTGCACTCGGCCGGCCAGGTTGCCCGAGTTTTCCCGAAAACTACAGGGAAACATCCTCTTGCTATCCATTTGATCCAAATAGAGCCAAGAAAATACTCCAGTCCACCCGAATCCCGTCTGAAATTGTATCAAATGCTCGAATTTCATTTAGCACGATGGGCGGAGATGACATGCGAAAAGGGATGGAGTGGGTTCAAGCCCAGTGGAGCGACAATCTTAATCTCCATTTTTCCATCGAGGGCAAGGAACAGGGAGTGTATATGAACGAGCTGCGAGTGCGTCCCTCCACTGTATTTCGCAAAGGGGTCAGTCTGGATAGACCAACTTGTTTGGCTGCCTTAGAAGTTTTCGGGAGCGACAACCCTGAAAACTATCTCAAGTACTCTAATATTAAGTTTGATAATATCCTGGGGACAATGCGAAAAACTAAGCCCTCCCCAAAAATGCGCCAACTCTGTCAAAAAGGCCTGGATCTTCTTTTATCTGAAAATATCATGATACCCTTGGGTGAGATTCATTTTTCCATGCTTCAGGATGGGCAATTTATCGGATGGGAACTCAATGAACTTAATCAATTGGATCTCACAAATCTGAAAGTGGCAAAAACTCAGAATGGCCCCAAATAG
- a CDS encoding ankyrin repeat domain-containing protein, whose product MKSKSAKAYLKKILTKYSDHRGHHVSHDKDLIQLSKKSDVSGALAALKAGAKVNAVDAVTGRTALHFAVEKNCLPLVGILLRYKARSDIQDNSKNYTPLMLAATELNLQRAILAMMSTEVRGLDKLDHLGRNLINIALDSEKDLVAVFFAEKGVSLQQAFIWALEEKHIEQISWFLKRGCSVNTVMSNGFTPLMRAILEKNQVDVIYYLRNGANPNLIGGGGDLVSTHGKTPLMVAIETAGAEDIVLEILEAERTDLEVCDPHGETAIFKAVRTFNFSAVRSMIKRGANTKVVSREGLSLFHALVQSGKAQMAQFIWEMGGYDVSHPDKRGWSPLMYAAKEGFLPMVELLMTYGADPGYRSPHLGITAVDLAIGIRRKGPRELSVEKQIEFDRVISILSKSVSSSSSSF is encoded by the coding sequence CACGATAAGGATTTGATACAATTGTCAAAAAAATCAGATGTTTCTGGAGCATTAGCGGCCCTCAAGGCCGGAGCCAAAGTAAATGCAGTTGATGCAGTGACTGGACGAACTGCGCTTCACTTTGCTGTTGAAAAAAACTGTCTCCCTTTGGTTGGAATACTTCTCAGATACAAGGCCCGGAGTGACATTCAAGACAATTCTAAAAATTACACTCCTTTGATGTTGGCGGCGACCGAACTCAACTTGCAGAGGGCCATTCTTGCAATGATGTCAACAGAGGTGAGAGGATTGGATAAGTTGGATCATCTTGGTCGTAATCTCATCAACATCGCACTGGACAGCGAAAAGGATCTTGTCGCCGTTTTTTTTGCCGAAAAGGGAGTAAGCCTTCAACAAGCATTTATCTGGGCTCTTGAAGAAAAACACATTGAGCAAATATCCTGGTTCCTCAAGCGAGGATGTTCTGTGAACACAGTTATGTCCAATGGATTCACTCCCCTGATGCGCGCTATTCTGGAGAAAAACCAGGTTGATGTTATTTATTATTTGCGGAATGGGGCTAATCCAAATTTAATCGGTGGTGGAGGCGACTTGGTTTCTACACATGGAAAAACCCCACTCATGGTTGCGATCGAGACTGCGGGCGCTGAGGATATCGTACTGGAAATACTGGAAGCAGAGCGAACGGACCTGGAGGTTTGCGACCCCCACGGGGAGACAGCTATTTTTAAAGCTGTGAGGACTTTTAATTTTTCGGCCGTGAGGTCCATGATAAAGAGGGGCGCTAATACAAAGGTAGTTTCGCGCGAGGGGCTTTCTTTGTTTCATGCTTTAGTTCAAAGTGGAAAGGCGCAAATGGCCCAGTTCATTTGGGAGATGGGCGGTTACGACGTGAGCCATCCAGATAAAAGGGGATGGAGCCCCTTAATGTATGCAGCGAAAGAGGGCTTTTTGCCGATGGTAGAGCTCTTGATGACTTATGGAGCAGATCCAGGATATAGATCTCCTCATTTGGGTATAACAGCCGTAGATTTGGCTATCGGAATTCGACGCAAAGGTCCCAGGGAGCTATCAGTTGAAAAACAGATTGAATTCGATCGGGTTATCAGCATTTTATCAAAGTCCGTTTCTTCTTCGTCCTCTTCATTTTGA